In Acomys russatus chromosome 16, mAcoRus1.1, whole genome shotgun sequence, the DNA window CCAGGCACCGTGCTGGACAATGCTTTTACAGACTGTGCTTCCAGTCAACATCCCCAAGACCAGGAAATGCAACTATCATCCCTCCTCTTTTACACatatggaaactgaggcttggagaagGTCATCAACAgcctctaaatcagtggttctcaatgtgAGGGTTGTGACTCGTTGGGGGCCTAGCAagcctttcacagaggtcacctaagaccatcagaaaacacaggcattCTCATTACAATTTAtagcagtggcaaaattacagttatgaagtagcaacaaaaacacttttatggttggggatcaccattaggaagactgagaactaTTGCTCTAAGTTGACTTCAGGTAGTACGACCACCAAGAGAGCATGAGTGGACCTCAGGTTCACAGAGTTTGGGGGAACTAGTTAACCCCATAACATCACACACAAAGATGTCCACTTTCCTGGAGAAAAAAACATAAGTTCCAATGCAGAGTCACTTTAAGGGATCACGGATTCACTAAGACTCTTTAACctaaggccagtgagatggatcAGCTGGCAGAAGCACCACTCAGTTCTGACAGCCTGACTTCAACCCCCAAAATCCACAGTGGGAGAGGAAAACAGACTCTCCAaacttgtcctttgacctccatgtacACATTCTGACACAGGCACATCTGCgctcacacacaataataataatgatgatgatgatgatgatgatgatgtaataACGAAGGTAATTGtgataataaacataaatttttattttaaagaattcttcACCTAGCACACTGCCTGGCACCTAAACACACTCCATATCTGGTAaatgtgtggataaatgaatgaatggggaAATACGCCTCTGCCTTAAGAGATCCCATGACCTGGTACACACAGCCATCTATATCTTCTGAGGTGCTGAAAGCCAACCTGGGAGGTGAGCCAAGCCCGCCCCCGGGGCCCTTTCTCCCAATCCCAGGTGCTCTTCGGAGCTCCAAAGCAACACTCCCCacactctcccacccccactcctgacAATGACCAGGGAGACAGTGATTGTGCAACTCAGAAAAAGAAGCTTTATTGCTTGCCAGGAGGGACAAGGGTCAAGTAAAGGGTGAAGTGTCTAGGGACAGTAGATGGGCtctttctgtgtatctgtgtccatGCGGGAGCCTTCTAAGCCTGAGCAGTGCCTAGCAGCCTTAATTCTTGGTGCGCAGGACCTGCTCGTGGGTGGAGACCACCTTGCCATCATGCACATCCATGACTTTGGTGCGGATTTGGCGGTTGGTGGAGGTCACTGGGGGAAATGAGAGAGAAGGCGTTAGTGACGTGGACAGGTAGAGTGCTCTGAAGTGGAGGGAAGCCAAGAAGCTGAGGAGTAAACTGTCTCCTGATGCCATCTGTCCTGATTGCCAACTCTCTCGCTGCTGCAAGGGCACCCTGTGGCCTTGTACAGTCTCTGTCCTCAGACTGCAGCACTCAATGGGTGCTGTCCAACTAGACCCAAAGGCAAGAGAAGGTCCAACTAAACCCAAATGGATTGGAGGGACAGTGTGGGGTGCTGTCCGTGGTGCTGATGCCCACAACTACTGTGTCTATCCAGACATCCATTGGAGGAACAAGGTTAAGGTCACCAATCTTAGCCCTGAGGAGAGTTAGGAAATGGTTTCTTCTATCTGAAGAGATTCATGGGGGACACTGGGTAAGCGCGCTAGGCTTAAACCCCCAAGAAGGTTCTAATCTGGGTCCTAGATCTGCTGAAATGTCTGAAGGTGTTCCCCAAACCCAGGCTCAGTGTGGAAGAGACTCTTACCATCTCTGGATGACTGAGAGCCAGAGGAAAATTGAGAGGATGAGGAGAACTGGGTGGACGAGAGGCTGCAAAGATAGGTGAAGGAGAGACCGTCAGACATATGGGGGACATTTGCCAAGAGAAGGGACATGGACTAGAGGGTGGGCCAGGCACTCACTGGGCATCCTCGCCCTCCAGCAGACGGCGGTAGGTGGCGATCTCCTGCTCCAGGCGCGTCTTCACATCCAGCAGGATCTTGTACTCCTGATTCTGCTGCTCCATCTCACAGCGCAGCTGAGCCAGCTGCTCCTCCACACTGCTGATCATCTCCTGGATCTGAGCCAGCTGCATGCAGTAGCGGCCCTTGGTCTCCTCCAGGTTGTTCTCTAAGGATGCTTTCTGTGAGGCAGAGAAACAGGGCGATGGGTCACTGAGAATGGCCATGCCCCATCAGTGAGTCCAGGCGTGGCCCCTTGTGTGCGACAGGCAGCATCCCTACCATGCTGAGCTGGGACTGCAGCTCGATCTCCAGGTTCTGCAAAGTGCGCCGGAGCTCAGAGATCTCGCTCCTGCCACTCTGTACCAGCTCGCTGTTGGTGGCCACCTCGCGGTTCAGCTCCTCAGTCTGTGATAAAGAGGACACCATTCACACCAGAAAGCCTTGAAGGGCAGCTGCTCTGCATCCTTTCCTCTCTAAATGACACCCACCTTGGTGAAGAACCACTCCTCGGCATCCTTGCGGTTCTTCTCCGCCATCTTCTCATACTGATCACGCATCTCATTCAGGATGCGGCTCAGGTCCACACCAGGAGCGGCATCCATCTCCACGTTGACATCTCCACCCACCTGGCCTCTCATGGAGGCCATTTCCTGCAGAGGCAGAAAAGGTCTGATGGTCAAGAGCCTCCTGGCTGACAGGACTTTCTAGCAAGAGGTGATCCTAGCCTGAAGACTGCTGTCTCACCACCTGCCATTCCATTGATTCTCTCCATCCacccctttttaaaatatttatttatttatttatttatttatttattatgtatacagtgctctgcctggatacctgcacaccagaagagggcattagatcacattatagatggttgtaagccaccatgtggttgctgggaattgaactctgacctctgaaagagcaggcggtgctcttaacctctgagccatctctccagcccatccatccacccttttaagctggcttttctttttggCTCTCACCTCCTCATGGTTCTTCTTCAGGTAGGCCAGCTCCTCCTTGAGGCTCTCGACCTGCATCTCCAGGTCAGTTCTGGCCAGGGTCAGCTCGTCCAGCACCTTGCGCAGGCCGTTGATGTCAGACTCCACGCTCATGCGCATGTTCAGCTCTGTCTCGTACCTGGAGTGATTCGAGAGAAAAGGAATGAGCTAGCCATTCCAGCAACACTGAAAGCTTTGTTCTCTTCCTTTGCACATTATTCCCAGAGTTGGCACCCAGCGGGGGTTGTGGAGAGTCACTATTAGACACAGTGTCCATTGATTGCTTATGTCTGAACAGGCCTAGGGTCCAGGGAATAAGGAAATTCATCCTTAGGCATTCAACTGAAAGAGGCACTTCCAGCCTCAGCCAGCCAATAAGGCTCAAAGCTTCCAAATATAACAGCCCACTGCACTTTAGGGACAGGTGGGAGAAGTGTGGAGCACCTCTCTCTAAAATGATGGCTTTCACACCTGGCTGTGAATCAGAATCTCCTAGGTAAACTGTTACAAATAACTGAGCCCAGCCCTAAGGGTGGAGCCCAACAGTCTAGGATTTTTGCAAGCACCCCCAAGGGGATTCTTCCTGCACAAACCAACTCTCATTAGAATGTACTGATCCAAAATGCCCCACCCTACACACACTGGAGGCTCTGAGCCACCACACTGCAGACTCACTTGGTGCGGAAGTCATCAGCGGCCAGTCGGGCATTGTCAATCTGCAGAACCACACTGGCATTGTCCACAGTGGTTGCCAGGATCTATAGAATGGAAAAGCCGTGGGTCATTGGTTAAACAGATCGGGCAGGCATCACTGCAGCCTTCACtggcctttctctctttttcttgcttGGGTCCTGTTCTCTTCCCGTGAGCCTTTGTCCACCACAGCAGCCTGAGGGACAACCCCACCAAGTTAGTTCCAACCCAGGAAGAAGTCTGACTCCCCAACAACAGAAAGGCTACAAATAGGTCTGGCCCCAGGCTCAGATCACTAGAGTCCAGGTCTTACTGCTGCCACTCACCTGTCAAACCTAAGATGGGTCTTGTGGTTTCAAAGCCCCCCTAAGGCTCCCTACATACCCTTAATCTTCTGAACGCTCCTCAGCCCTGCCAGccctctgcagacacacacattcctgtCTAAGCCCATGGGGCATGGACCTCAGGTGGGACTTTCCCAAGAGACAAACCCCAACTTGCCCAGGAGATTAGAAAAGAGGAAACCAGAGTAGAAAACAGATGGATCCCTTAGCCTGACTGGAGTTCCTGCCAGGGACTTGTCTAATTTCCATACCTTATGTGAGGCACAGGAGCCAAGCAGGCTTAACCGAAGGGGGGAGAAGGGTTCTGGAGGTCCGACCTTACCAGAATCCCTCTGGTTTGAGGTAAATGTATGGGCCTTGATTAATTACCAGTGTGAGTTTTCTGTGTCGAGAGGCTATCTAGTGTCAAAGCTCAAGGGCGGCGGCAGCCTCAGCCCAGACTTACAGGCTAATGAGCGGTTTGGGTGTCTGGCTTGGTTGGTCCCGTtacagcctccctcctcctccccccccccccagtggagTGGTAACTGCTCGCCTCTGCCCTTCCTCTGTTGTGTGATCTTTAGCAAGTCACAGCACCTGTCAAACTTTAACTTCATCCTCTGAAAAACGTTAAGGGCAGGAACCACCGGTCTCATGTGGGCTAAGGTGTAGAGCTCAGAAAACCACAGGGGACAGCCAGCAAAGAACACCATCTTCTCACTGACCAGCCATATTGGGGATGTTCAGGACCTCAGAGAGAGGAATCTGAGCTGAGAGGATTCCCTATCTGGGAAAATAAAGAGGATATGAAACCCTGGAAGAGACTGGAATGGTAGGTCCTGCTGCCCAGCTGACCCACCTTGTTCCTCAGATCCTCGATGGTCTTGAAGTAGGGGCCGTAGTCTTTGGTCTCAGTGGGCCGCTGCCTCTGGTACCAGTCACGGATCTTCACCTCCAGGTCAGCATTGGCCTCCTCCAGGGCACGCACCTTGTCCAGGTAGGTGGCCAAGCGGTCGTTGAGGTTCTGC includes these proteins:
- the LOC127200382 gene encoding keratin, type I cytoskeletal 14 isoform X1, with amino-acid sequence MATCSRQFTSSSSMKGSCGIGGGSSRISSVLTGGSCRAPSTYGGLSVSSSRFSSGGACGLGGGYGFSSSSSFGGGLGGGFGGGIGGGIGGGLGSGFGGGLGSGFGGGVGDGLLVGSEKVTMQNLNDRLATYLDKVRALEEANADLEVKIRDWYQRQRPTETKDYGPYFKTIEDLRNKILATTVDNASVVLQIDNARLAADDFRTKYETELNMRMSVESDINGLRKVLDELTLARTDLEMQVESLKEELAYLKKNHEEEMASMRGQVGGDVNVEMDAAPGVDLSRILNEMRDQYEKMAEKNRKDAEEWFFTKTEELNREVATNSELVQSGRSEISELRRTLQNLEIELQSQLSMKASLENNLEETKGRYCMQLAQIQEMISSVEEQLAQLRCEMEQQNQEYKILLDVKTRLEQEIATYRRLLEGEDAHLSSTQFSSSSQFSSGSQSSRDVTSTNRQIRTKVMDVHDGKVVSTHEQVLRTKN
- the LOC127200382 gene encoding keratin, type I cytoskeletal 14 isoform X2: MATCSRQFTSSSSMKGSCGIGGGSSRISSVLTGGSCRAPSTYGGLSVSSSRFSSGGACGLGGGYGFSSSSSFGGGLGGGFGGGIGGGIGGGLGSGFGGGLGSGFGGGVGDGLLVGSEKVTMQNLNDRLATYLDKVRALEEANADLEVKIRDWYQRQRPTETKDYGPYFKTIEELRNKILATTVDNASVVLQIDNARLAADDFRTKYETELNMRMSVESDINGLRKVLDELTLARTDLEMQVESLKEELAYLKKNHEEEMASMRGQVGGDVNVEMDAAPGVDLSRILNEMRDQYEKMAEKNRKDAEEWFFTKTEELNREVATNSELVQSGRSEISELRRTLQNLEIELQSQLSMKASLENNLEETKGRYCMQLAQIQEMISSVEEQLAQLRCEMEQQNQEYKILLDVKTRLEQEIATYRRLLEGEDAHLSSTQFSSSSQFSSGSQSSRDVTSTNRQIRTKVMDVHDGKVVSTHEQVLRTKN